One genomic window of Gracilinema caldarium DSM 7334 includes the following:
- a CDS encoding NifU family protein has product MLEERIKTALEDVRPSLQADGGDVEFVSVSEDGVVSLKLTGACGSCPMSQMTLRMGIEKYLKKVVPEVSSVIGV; this is encoded by the coding sequence ATGCTCGAAGAACGAATAAAAACAGCCCTAGAAGATGTACGCCCCTCACTCCAGGCCGATGGGGGTGATGTGGAATTTGTTTCCGTAAGCGAAGACGGGGTGGTCTCTCTTAAACTTACTGGTGCCTGCGGTTCCTGCCCTATGTCCCAGATGACCCTGCGAATGGGGATTGAAAAATACCTAAAAAAGGTTGTTCCTGAAGTTAGCTCTGTTATCGGTGTATAA
- a CDS encoding SlyX family protein gives MVRQKVGQYSLIDLLYTHRLSSHLKEEIIMQVDERLDRLEIKLAYIEDFVERLQAVVVEQNRLAEKLQQEHRVLKDKILLLTKELEEIPNRKPPHY, from the coding sequence ATGGTGCGACAAAAAGTCGGACAATATTCGCTTATAGACCTACTCTATACTCATAGGCTATCATCCCATCTTAAGGAAGAAATCATCATGCAGGTTGATGAACGGCTGGACCGGCTAGAGATTAAGCTCGCCTACATCGAGGACTTTGTTGAGCGGCTGCAGGCGGTTGTGGTAGAACAAAACAGGCTCGCGGAGAAATTACAACAGGAACACCGGGTGCTTAAAGATAAAATACTCCTTCTTACTAAGGAACTGGAAGAAATCCCCAACCGCAAACCGCCTCATTATTAA
- a CDS encoding YgiQ family radical SAM protein, with the protein MSHTYNPLRTQFLPISQEDLAERGWDSLDFVFISGDAYVDHPSFAAAVIGRVLEAEGYRVGIIAQPDWTNPQSYLALGVPRLAFLVGAGNMDSMVAHYTANRRKRSEDAYSPGGKAGYRPDRATLKYVEGIRSVCKGVPVIIGGIEASLRRLVHYDYWTDKVRRSILLDSKADLLVYGMGEKPITEIARRLAAGEPIHTITDVRGTCVFNYGEPLLDPHCTVRLPDFETVARPDETGKRAYAWHFMLQKEHADPISGKILIEKTDTRWVIQNPPPLPPTTEELDHIYELPYTRQSHPVYQQAGGIPALTEVAFSLVSSRGCYGSCSFCAITFHQGRVVRGRSQKSLLREAALLRELPEFKGYIHDVGGPTANFFRPPCPKQAKGGACTTKECLSPEACSTLRADHREYLEVLRKLRALPGIKKVFIRSGIRFDYLLLDHNFGEAFLEELCAYHVSGQLKVAPEHVSDTVLNIMGKSGNRVYEQFRKKFEAINRKLGLKQYLIPYFIASHPGSGLNEAIELAEYLKKTGFIPDQVQDFYPTPGTLSTAMYYTGLDPRTMGPITVSRGERERKLQRALLQFDKPENWPLVREALIQAGREDLIGNRPNCLIPGTASSAHQKPEAPHKKSEPRSGGGNRPELKHKSRRTPSS; encoded by the coding sequence GTGTCCCATACCTATAACCCCTTAAGAACACAGTTTTTACCCATATCTCAGGAAGATCTGGCAGAACGGGGCTGGGACAGCCTCGATTTTGTCTTTATCTCGGGGGATGCTTATGTGGACCATCCATCCTTTGCTGCTGCCGTTATCGGCAGAGTGCTCGAAGCTGAGGGCTATCGGGTGGGCATCATAGCCCAGCCGGACTGGACGAATCCTCAAAGCTATCTTGCTTTGGGAGTACCCCGGCTCGCATTCCTCGTTGGAGCAGGCAACATGGATTCCATGGTGGCCCACTATACAGCCAACCGCCGCAAGCGGTCAGAAGATGCTTACTCACCGGGCGGCAAAGCGGGATACCGGCCTGACCGGGCTACCCTCAAGTACGTGGAGGGTATCCGCAGTGTTTGCAAGGGAGTCCCTGTCATCATCGGAGGTATAGAAGCCAGCCTCCGCCGGCTTGTCCATTACGACTACTGGACCGATAAGGTTCGCCGCTCCATACTCCTCGATTCCAAGGCGGATCTCCTGGTCTATGGCATGGGAGAAAAACCAATCACTGAAATAGCCCGGCGTCTTGCCGCAGGGGAGCCAATTCATACCATTACCGATGTACGGGGGACCTGCGTTTTTAACTATGGAGAACCACTGCTCGATCCTCATTGTACTGTTCGGCTCCCTGACTTCGAAACGGTGGCCCGTCCCGATGAGACGGGCAAGCGTGCCTATGCCTGGCATTTCATGCTCCAGAAAGAACATGCGGACCCCATTTCGGGAAAGATACTCATCGAAAAAACCGACACCCGCTGGGTTATCCAAAATCCACCGCCTCTTCCTCCCACTACAGAAGAACTAGACCATATCTATGAGCTTCCCTACACCCGTCAGTCCCATCCGGTCTACCAGCAGGCTGGAGGCATCCCGGCCCTGACCGAAGTAGCCTTTTCCCTCGTTTCGAGCCGGGGCTGTTACGGCAGTTGTTCCTTCTGCGCCATCACCTTTCATCAGGGCCGGGTAGTTCGAGGCCGCAGTCAGAAAAGCCTTCTCCGGGAAGCAGCGCTGCTTCGAGAACTGCCAGAGTTTAAGGGCTATATTCACGATGTAGGAGGCCCAACAGCAAACTTTTTCAGGCCCCCCTGTCCCAAACAGGCTAAAGGCGGCGCCTGCACAACAAAAGAATGCCTTTCTCCGGAAGCCTGCTCTACCCTTAGAGCGGATCACCGGGAATACCTGGAGGTACTTCGAAAACTGAGGGCTTTACCCGGCATTAAAAAGGTATTTATCCGATCGGGCATCCGTTTCGATTACCTTCTGCTGGACCACAACTTTGGCGAAGCTTTTCTCGAAGAACTCTGCGCTTATCATGTTTCAGGCCAGCTCAAGGTAGCCCCGGAGCATGTATCAGATACGGTACTCAATATCATGGGAAAAAGCGGCAACCGGGTCTATGAACAATTTAGAAAAAAATTTGAAGCGATTAACCGGAAGCTGGGTTTAAAACAATATCTCATACCCTATTTCATCGCGAGCCACCCGGGCTCCGGTCTCAATGAGGCCATAGAACTGGCCGAATATCTCAAAAAAACGGGCTTTATCCCTGACCAGGTGCAGGATTTTTACCCAACCCCGGGGACTCTTTCGACAGCCATGTATTACACAGGCCTAGACCCCCGCACCATGGGACCAATCACGGTAAGCCGAGGCGAACGGGAACGAAAACTACAAAGAGCTCTGCTTCAATTCGATAAACCGGAAAACTGGCCCCTGGTTCGTGAAGCTTTGATACAGGCAGGAAGGGAAGATTTAATCGGAAACAGACCGAACTGTCTGATACCGGGTACTGCAAGCTCGGCACATCAAAAGCCAGAGGCACCACACAAAAAAAGCGAGCCCCGGTCAGGAGGAGGAAACCGACCGGAGCTCAAACACAAGTCTCGCCGCACGCCCTCGTCATAA